In Thermosphaera sp., the sequence ACCTCTTCAGCATAAGACCTGTTTACGCATACAGGATTTTCACGGGAGTCAAGAAGTACGAGTTGAGGAGGTACCTGGGCTTCCAGATAGAGAGGGGGGATGAGATAGTCCTCTACGTGAGCGGCAGGGTTAAATCGATAATGGGGGAGTTCACAGCGGGCAGGGTGATAAGGGGTTCTCCCGAGGAGGTCTGGAGGAGGCTTTCAAGGATACCTGACGCCGGGGTCGGCGAGGGGGATTACAAGTAC encodes:
- a CDS encoding DNA-binding protein, whose protein sequence is MATYLFSIRPVYAYRIFTGVKKYELRRYLGFQIERGDEIVLYVSGRVKSIMGEFTAGRVIRGSPEEVWRRLSRIPDAGVGEGDYKYIKGSRQAMAIEVLNPLVYPSPVDLTTLRRIIPDFNPPLSMKMLDENDPLIELIVRRVRRLAEKL